GTTAAATGGATGGATGCCGTGAATCTAACTTCTAAGCTTAGAGCGATTGTTGTGGGTGGCAAGTTGGTTTGTGGGTTGCCACAACAGGGTGGACTTAACTATTTCCTAAACATTTCCTAACCAtgtaggaaaaaaaagaacaagcaaAGATAAAAACTAATCGAAATCCATTAATGATTAAAAGAGTAGATGATTACAAGTTGGTGCGAGGACCAAATATAATTATGTGGTGGTTTtcaacaaaaagataaaaagtttTGGTACGAATTGAAAGTTAAAAATCACCTTTATTGTGTCAAATTTGACGTGGGCATTTACGATTCTGCATCTGTTACCTACTTCATTTATGGTTTAGAATGATGTCTCGTAGCCTGAAGTGAAGGATGTGAAGAGGGTTCCTCTATGTCagaaaatggtttttgaaacagAAAACCAGAATTCGTCCATCATTGGCGGCGAGTAAGATGACTTACAGCATATGCTTTTCATTCGTAAGATGCAAGGATAAGTAGCGATTAGCAAGGGAATCTCAATGGCAATGGTTACTTAAATAACTTTTTGAGTATCTAATTACATAATATGAATATTGATGATCCATTCCTTTGTCATTAGGAGGAATGTCTTTGGCACATGAGTCACCCTTTTTCCTCGTCTTGGAAAATTCAAAACTGTTTAAATTAGGGGTACTCTAGATCCATTCCTATGTCATTAAGGAGGAATGTCCTTGGCACATGAGTCTCCCTTTTTCCTCCTCTTGGACAATTCGAAAATTGTTCAAATTAAGGGGTACTCTAGTTCAGTCATGGATCAAATATGTGGTTGGTAATGGTGCTAGGATTTTTCTTTGGCTTGACAATTGGCACCCTTTGGGTCCTCTCTGTTCGGGGACAGGGTTGTATTCAATACTGGGAGATCCCTTGGGGCTAAGGTTGAGTCATTGATCAGGAATAACTCGTGGTCCTGGCCACGGAGGAGGAATGCAGTAACTAAAGAGATAATAGAGCACACTCCCAGCTCTCTTGTTCCTAATTCTACTCCGGAAGATTATGTGGTTTGGACCTTAAACTCTCAGGGATTTTCAGTCAAATCTGCTTTTGAATCTGCGAGGAACATTCATCCTACTGTTGGCTGGTGGCAAGTTGTGTGGTTCAAGTTCCATGTACCTCGATGGGCTATCATCCAGTGGCTTGCTATTAAGGGTCGACTCTCAACCAAGGATAGACTTCTAAGTTGGGGTCTGATCACTGATGACAACTGTGTGATTTGTGGGTCTGCTACAGAGGATCATGCTCACCTCTTCTTTTTATGCAGTTTCTCCTCCCTCATACTGGGGAAATTGTTAAGAAAGAATGGTTTTGCTAAAGGGGCTGTAAGTTTGAATCAGGAGATTGTTTGGGCTAGCCATCACGTTAAAGGTCATGGGCTCCAACAAACTTTGTATAAACTGATCCTTGATGCTACTTTGTATCATGTGTGGCTGGAAAGGAATTCCAGGGTGTTTAAGAATGCCCACTTGGTGCTTTCTATGGTGGAATCTGACTTTAGAAGTTATGTGAGTTCTTGGAGGAGGGTTAAACCTAGTGCCAAGAACAAGAATTTGTGTAGCCTCTGGAACATGTCCCCtgatatttttttctccttagcaatgtatttttttcttctcccagTTAGTTGTGTAATGTTAATTTGGTTGCCTAAATGTAGTAGGTTTGTATAggctgtttttgttttgcttgtaaTGGGTAGCCCGGGGAGGACTTGATGcaagtgttttgatgttttagTGCTATAAAATTTTtaacgtaccaaaaaaaaaaaaagaatattgaTATGGTCCAAGAAGGAATTAGATAGATACAAGGTCAAAGCTATTTTCGTGACATTTTTGTCATGAGAAtagttgtgtttttttattttattacctACGGTAGGAGAAAATAGTTGTGTTGTTCATTCAATGTCGTCAAGGTCAATTCTATCAATTTATTGAAGGAATGGAACGGTGCGTTTGAAGCATAAATGTAGAAAGAAACAATATATGAAACCCATCACTAACCAATATATAGCTGATTTAGCActttcttttgaaaattttgtatctAACCCAATAGATTGATGACTAATCTTGGGAGATCAATCCCACTGTGCACTAGTGAGGATCCAATGAAAACCAGGACAAAGTTTCATATACACTGACCCAACATAGGTATTGATAGCATGTGAATGAGTAAGCCGAGACCACAGGCTTCCTAGGCCCTTGGTTGCTGGGTGAATACCACTATACCAGCCTAGGGATTCCTTGTTTAGCACTTCTCCCATACATCGAGCTTATTTGAATAGATACAATGATCTGAAATAGCTATAGAGTAATCGAATGGAGTCCTACCAAGCAACATAAATAATTTGGTGAGTCTAATAATTCAGCTTACTCTCTTAGAAACCTTTCCCGTTGCAGAACTGGCTTAATTCGCTGTAGATGCCCTTCTTGAAGCATCAATCCTACTTTTCTTTTCGGGTCTGCCCCCATTTGCATGCCCCATCATCTCTTTCAACCCCACCTGCCAGAACATCAAGATCTGAGAATTGTGTACAAAAGGAAGTTGCTAGTTCCGGACCTGACTCAGAAAGTCATCCTGACTTTTAATTAGCTTTTTCTTGTCTCGGTCGGAAATTTTACCAAGGCAcgcagagagacagagagtagTAGTATCGAAAACAAATTTCAGGTATAGTATGCATCATGACGTGAGTTTTGGTTCTGTATAAACCCCAAAGATCAATGCAGAAATCAGTACACCAACCAACTCAAAGCCTACTAATTAGTCCTGCTTCTTACCAGAACCATGGATTCCAAAACCAGTACCATTTCTCCCAAGCCCACTATATAAAGAAGTTTGATAAACACTGATATAAGTGAACATCATTTAGCATTTCATATTTCAGCAGTTATGCTTGAAATAATAACAAATATCATCCAAACAAAAAGAACTGCAGCAGCAGATCCTCAGCAGAACAACAAGCGTCAACTTCAGAATCGATTTCATAAACATAACATTTTTCGAATGAACTAAGTTTAAGAACATGGAATATTTTTCTAAACATGACATATTTCAAAACAATAAACTAACTGCATTTTACCCTGTTACATGCTTGTTCTTCACCTAACATCTATTCCATAAAAACACAACATATTTGGAACGTGAAATTATGATTTCATAAAATCGGCTTCATATTCATCACATGTTTCGGAAAATGAATCAATTTCATAAATATGAGTCACATGACATATTTCGAATGAAGTAAGTTTGAGAACATGGAATATTTTTGTAAACATGACATTTCGAAACAATAAACCAACTTCAGTTTGCCCTGTTATGTGGTTGTTCTTAAGCTAATATTTATTgtacaaaaatatgacacattTAGAACATGAAATCATGATTTCATAAAATCGGTTCATATCCATGACATATGTCGAAAACCATTTATGTCTTACCACGGTCAACTGTAGCATCATGGTGTTCTCTTCAAACTTTCCTTGTGTTCAATATTTCTTTTcgaaataattaaccatgaacgTGAAATCATGATTTCATAAACAAGGGCATATTTCGTATGAAAAATCCTTCAAAAAATCATAGAATTTCGTCCATCAAGCCAGTTAACCCACACAATCATGGCATATTGCAGCAATGAACAATGAAATCTGATGAGTTTTATACGCGTAATCATGCTCCAATAAGGCAAACCCAGACAATGAAGCTAAAAAATTAAAGGTGTGTGTCAGAATGGCTTACTGAAATTTGGCCATGGTGCGATCTTTGCGCGATCTGTGTGCTATTCGTCTATGTCAACAGAGTTATTGGTGTGGACAACAGTCTCCCCTCGTGAAACCCTCTTGTCCCCATTGACTCGCTTTCCACGTTTTTTTTCTACTTCCGAAGGCACTAACCAATATATCTCAAAAGTAGGAGACttcgggtttgtttgataacctaaatttagcacttaaaactgaatcaattaagtaataagtgattcagtaggtttgataaccacattttacattgcttaacaaattaagtaccacttaaaatataggctaaaaagttgaaaaaaattaagtagctttgagctacttaattctggctgaatttttgtgtacttacttTCAAccatcataccaccaccacaaccacctcctccaccactccaccaccaccacttcctccactaccaccaccaccaccaccactgccatcactacatcaccaccaccgctcctaccaccaccaccaccacttccaccacctacgccactccaccaccaccactcctccaccaccactcctccaccaccacatcaccaccaccactccaccaccaccaccaccaccacatcaccaccactagctccaccattccaccaccatcaccactccaccacaaccaccactaccatcactgcacccccaccaccgctcctaccatcACTTCACTtcatccaccaccatcaccaccactccaccaccaccgccattccaccaccaccacaaccaccgccaccaccaccactaccaccaccacaccaccaccaccaccaccaccaccaccactacaccaccatcaccgctcctaccaccacttcaccacctccaccaccatcaccaccactctaccatcaccgccactccaccaccactaccatcactacaccaccaccaccaccaccaccaccaccactcccacgtaccactccaccacaccactccaccatcaccaccactctaccacctccaccaccatcatcaccaccgccaccactcctccaccactccaccatcaccaccactcccacctccaccactcctccacTATTACCATAAGTATATTGTGACTGTTattaaattaaaagagaattggaacaaaattaattcatcattttttaatttagtactAATAtattatcaaacagcttttcagcttaaaaatttcaacaTTCAGCTTTCAGtgcttaatttttcagctttcagttttagttttcagttttatcaaacagccccttcCTCTTCTAATTAAATTTCCTAATTTTCGGCTGATCTATTCAAAACTACAACTCCTACGAGGAGGCCAATCAACTCTCAAAGATTGCCTCCTTGGGCAAATCAATTCCACGTCCAGATCCTTAATTTGTACTGTGGACAGTATACCTCTTTCACATGACAAAAAAACATTACGATACATGCTATATTGTTTGCTTACTTTACAATTGGACTTGCCGTAAGCTCAAATTTTGGACAGACTTTGCGATTATTTAATCTAACGATTGAACTATCTACAATTATCTGCAAGAAAAATGAGTATCAAACTCCTAGGAATACGCTAAACCGGcataaaaagaataaattagGAAACGTTAATGTGGACATataaacaccaccaccaccgcacccacacacccccccccccccccaccaatCAGGTATTCATCTTGGGAACATTGGTTTCTCAAGTTAAATCTCGCTTTCTTCAAGAGGTGTCAACATCTGAGAAGCATGAGCAATGGATGACTTGTTATGGGCAGGGGCGAATTTAGACCCACCTGAAATTAtcgggaattttttttgaaccaaagaagttaagtaatatatataaaattaccGAGAATATATCAATTGGGGTCATCTTGCTCAAGTGGTGAAGGCTTGCCCTAAAACCCGTGCGGTTGCAAGATCGAAACCCTGCATGGAGGgctttttcctttcattttgaTGCCGAAatgttgaaattaaaaaattcttCAGAACACACGCTAACGGGAGTCAAACCCCAACCAACAAATGCTTATGCTCAAGCACTACCACAATGCCAATAAAGACAATTTGGCATACCCATCAAATAAAAATGTTAAAATACAAAACATGCACTAGTCCACACATTTTATTAAAAGTTTACTGTATATTTAATCTTCATTCGTCACTGATGTGTCTTCATTATGTAATGACGACAGTATAGTTGTactttttatattattattaatgcatttcttgctctttcacaaaaaaaaaaaaaaaattcaaagttttgTGCTCTATAAAGAATGCTTAAACATTTTCTGTTTtcgttataatttttttctgaatGCATGTTCTCGTTATACTAGATTATGtgaatttttatcaactttaTACTCGAGAGGTGACCCATCAGTATTAGATTTATGGACCCATCAACATTTTCTGTTTTCGTTATAGTAGTATGTGTTTCATATGACAAgaaggtaaaaaaagaaaagaaaaacaagacctAATTTTTTGTGCTTAGAATGTGTTAATTTAGAGAATGACTGTATGTTTTAATTGTGCAGTTAAAGAATGTGAACAGTGTGTTCCAGTACCCCTATCTTCTGCCTcattctctctccactctcctCCCTCTTCCTCATGAGAAAGATGTTGGGATTATGCCCGGTAATCCCATCCGCAACGGAAGCgcaacaaattaacaaaaacgaAATCACACACAAGAGAACACACACAATCAAaatacgtggttctccaaactCGGATAtgtccatgggagagagagaaatcttccactatatgaaaaatagaaattacAATGTGAGATGTAAAACCCTCCCGAGCTCCTAACACATGACTCACAATGTTTTATATTCACCCCACAACTCTATTTTTCCTCTCaactattctctctctcacacaaaacCTTTCATGGTGGGAAAGACCCCCAAGGGGCTCCCAATCCTTCTGCcttctctgctctctctctctctacccttcaCACACGGCATAAATCCCTTAAATACATGGCAGCAAAAGCATTTAGAATTGCCGAGGATATTCTAGAGCTTATCACCACATTTAATGCTCCATGCCAGCCCACTTTCCCAACCATGGCATACAATGACCAACTGTccaaatcttttccttttcccaagGGAAAAAACCACCGACTTTTCTTTCTTGCTGTTCCCTTATTTTTTCACATAGCAAAAatccaacaaaagataaagaCGAAATTGTTAGAAAAATACACGATTTTCTTGATTCAAAAGACAATCAAGAATTGCTGGAATATTTATACAATAATTAAgggaaattttgggtaaaacaTGATCCTACCGAATTCGACCCAAttctgaaaaaaaacaaagaaatgattAAACAAAACAGAAAGAGATTTACAAGCTTCTCTCTCAACTTTCGAGAACACTTCCAAACTAACACACACGGACACATAAGAGAGTATCCCATTCAGTGGTGTAGCCAGAATATGCATTAGTAGGAGCACTAAGAAATAAAAGTTCCGGTGACACCGAATCTATACACATTCCACCGACCCACGACTTGATGCTTTTTGGCAATACGACGGTGGCTTGCGTGTTACATCACGAGAATCAAATGGgattttttctgattttgggGTTGTGTTTTGTTCACCCACCTATTACGAATcctaaataaagttgaaaatgCTATCATGTTCACCCTATTTTTGAGTTGTTAAAGAGAATATCCTTTGATTCTCTACCTCTCTCTAACCCTCAAAATGGGAGCACCTTTTTCTAACCCTAAAACGGTCCCCacacttcttcttctccttccccttTGGGTTTATACCTTAATTTGGGCGGTGGGAGGGGTTCAGATATggtttctcttttcctttctccacCAAAACCACTTGCCATTCATCGCCGTTCCACTTGCCGCCACCGCTTTTGGATTTGCAGTCGCGTGATCGCTGGTGGCTTCTTGGGCCGCCGACTTGGGAGCTTGATCAGTAGGGGCTAGGCAAGAGAAGGGCAGCTCAATGACGGAAAGGAgtgtattttttgctttatttcatCTTTGTCCGAATTTAGTCCGGTTGTTTGTTGGTCATGCATGTGCTtggtattagttttattttttgcgaATCGGATCTCGCTAGATGAGTTTAAAATAAGGTTGCACATACTGTGCTCTAATTGCTCTCTCTAATGGTTTGTCCGGTGTGAATGCTCATTTGCCTCCATGGGTTCCTCTTTGTTGTGTAGGCTTTCACCTCACAACTATGAGTTTGTGTATTTGGGCAAGTTTATTGAATTATATAAACGCAATAGCTGATTCGattcaagtaaaaaaaaaaattgcagtggGCGCCAATGCCCTGTGGGCCTACATTGGCTCCGCCACTGATCCCATTGGAGCAGTAAAAAATCCCAACCAGTCACTACTCTGAAATAATTAATGACACTAACATCACGTCACTGATCCAGGGGGCCAGGGGCCCAACATTGTCGTGGTAAGTGTGGCAATACGTAAGGCAAGAGTTCAGACCATTCGATTGCTCATCAACAAATGCTTTGTCCTCAATAATTACACCGTGTTTGTCCTATAAAAACTAATCTGGTCAGCAAACGGGGTCTACGCGTTTACAAAGTGATGGAGTTTTGGTGGAATTACAGCTTTCTTAAATAGGCATCAGCCAGtctaaaaacaaataaatacagCACTAAAGTAATTGGCTTGCCCCAGAAATCAACAACTTCATCAGTGGCCTTCTCCAATCACCAGATGGATCTGCCATTTTCATCGTCATTATTCCTTACTCCCTTGCTTTTGGCTTCAGTAGCCTACTCTGTGCATCACGGGAATGAGACCGACCGACTAGCCCTGCTCAACTTCAAGGCCCAAATCACGGGCGATCCTTTTGGAACTCTCAAGTCGTGGAACGAATCCATCCACTTCTGCCACTGGGTTGGGGTAACATGTGGCCACCGCCACCCCACGAGGGTCACTGTGTTGAACCTGGATGGCCGAGAATTGGCAGGGTCCATTTCGCCTCACATTGGAAACATGAGCTTTCTTAAGGAACTATGGCTTTGTAACAACAGCTTCAGCCATGAAATCCCACCACAACTTGGCCGTTTGAAAAGGTTAGGAGAGATACAGATGGGTAACAATTCATTTACCGGTGAAATTCCCACCAACATATCTGGTTGCTCTAACCTCATTATCCTTAGCCTTCCAAGAAATAGATTATCAGGGAAAATCGCCGTGGAGCTTGGTTTCCTGACTAAGCTACAGGTGCTGAATATTGGACGGAACCATCTTATTGGAGGtattccttcatcttttggtaATCTATCGTCTCTGATTGACTTCAGTGCGGAAGATAATAGGATTGGTGGGAGTATTCCTTATGCTctgggaaaaataaaaaagctagAAGCTCTTCAATTAGGAGAGAATAGATTGGTTGGTACAATTCCTTCCTCCATCTTTAATA
The sequence above is drawn from the Rhododendron vialii isolate Sample 1 chromosome 6a, ASM3025357v1 genome and encodes:
- the LOC131330086 gene encoding LRR receptor-like serine/threonine-protein kinase EFR; translated protein: MDLPFSSSLFLTPLLLASVAYSVHHGNETDRLALLNFKAQITGDPFGTLKSWNESIHFCHWVGVTCGHRHPTRVTVLNLDGRELAGSISPHIGNMSFLKELWLCNNSFSHEIPPQLGRLKRLGEIQMGNNSFTGEIPTNISGCSNLIILSLPRNRLSGKIAVELGFLTKLQIIGLVGVFLMLWEK